In Bos javanicus breed banteng chromosome 2, ARS-OSU_banteng_1.0, whole genome shotgun sequence, the following proteins share a genomic window:
- the LOC133232104 gene encoding protein FAM136A-like yields the protein MRVAMAELQQPRVQEAVDSMVKSLERENIRKMQGLMFRCSTACCEESQASMQQVHQCIERCHAPLAQAQAPVTSELEKFQDRLARCTMYCNDKAKDSIDAGSKELHVKQQQETCVTKCVDDHMNLIPTMTRKMKESLSSIGKQLSASGHQG from the coding sequence ATGCGGGTCGCCATGGCGGAGCTGCAGCAGCCCCGGGTGCAGGAGGCAGTGGACTCCATGGTGAAGAGTCTGGAGAGAGAGAATATCCGGAAGATGCAGGGCCTTATGTTCCGGTGCAGCACCGCCTGTTGTGAGGAAAGCCAGGCATCCATGCAGCAAGTGCACCAGTGCATTGAGCGCTGCCATGCACCTCTGGCTCAAGCCCAGGCCCCGGTGACCAGCGAGTTGGAGAAGTTCCAGGACCGCCTGGCCCGGTGCACCATGTACTGCAATGACAAGGCCAAAGATTCAATAGATGCAGGGAGTAAAGAGCTTCACgtgaagcagcagcaggagacctGCGTGACCAAGTGTGTGGATGACCACATGAACCTCATCCCAACCATGACCAGGAAGATGAAGGAGTCTCTCTCTTCCATTGGGAAACAGCTGTCTGCTAGTGGCCATCAGGGCTGA